A DNA window from Novipirellula aureliae contains the following coding sequences:
- a CDS encoding terminase gpA endonuclease subunit — translation MNLVEMRDANWGHSTNVVYQFCWQSLHASILLPSHGRFVGASSSPFSEYKRRPGDRVGLNWRIPSINGKRAIRHVIYDTNWWKSFTHARLAVAMGDRGCLSIFGDRSEQHRLFAEQVTAEYFVKTEGRGRTVDEWKARPEQPDNHWLDCLVGCAVGASMQGALLFGTDSQAVNRRERVSFSDLQRKKRKR, via the coding sequence GTGAATCTCGTCGAAATGAGAGATGCCAACTGGGGCCACTCCACCAATGTGGTCTACCAATTCTGTTGGCAAAGCCTCCACGCCTCGATCCTACTGCCATCCCACGGTCGTTTCGTCGGCGCATCATCCAGTCCCTTCAGCGAATACAAACGCCGACCCGGCGACCGAGTCGGACTGAATTGGCGGATCCCATCCATCAACGGCAAGCGAGCCATCCGCCACGTCATTTACGACACGAATTGGTGGAAGTCGTTCACGCACGCTCGCCTCGCCGTAGCAATGGGTGATCGCGGTTGCCTTTCCATCTTCGGCGACCGCTCCGAGCAACACCGCCTGTTCGCCGAGCAAGTCACCGCCGAGTACTTCGTTAAGACGGAGGGGCGCGGACGAACTGTGGACGAATGGAAGGCGAGGCCAGAGCAACCCGACAATCACTGGCTCGATTGTTTAGTTGGTTGTGCCGTTGGTGCGTCGATGCAGGGTGCATTGTTGTTTGGCACAGACAGCCAGGCCGTCAACAGACGAGAACGGGTGAGTTTCAGTGATCTTCAACGCAAGAAACGGAAACGGTGA
- a CDS encoding DUF4303 domain-containing protein yields the protein MDWKEVEATFLREAEQAVERWAKKNRRHHAYAFAFHESYRELDGQIAFPFLGVNSIEFLEDDQGTDDVKLEWNSADWNWENILAVQPIDKLGKLVCDEATKSTQAHWYRTEKRFVAMVVRVARALRKKFAKHANVTPDFVVYFDDEDGGLELVKKCVPAKLYNKHFFEYEEDELSGLSENAKFEEYLSNPWLYEDELVAMGKQAIDPLRNILQDPERGWSAAAVLGDLGVKDSTVLERLRKEVKSVRKQGAAELCAMTLGLWDDLDFLFKLVKSKKTQTVAVYGILVRLKSRAGRQPEPIPLDYEPVERLLALRTSAISRFIRKELEPGSSFIEIKPADVDEAIRGLTSQSVVIRQHAVCVLGERGLGKAVGKRVLPELAKRLYDKVPNVRRLALLAISDWKAAAKPYHAEMKKLQKEDPDPDVRFWANYVFE from the coding sequence TTGGATTGGAAAGAAGTCGAAGCCACTTTCTTGCGAGAAGCAGAGCAGGCTGTTGAGCGATGGGCGAAAAAGAATCGCAGACATCATGCGTATGCCTTTGCATTTCATGAAAGCTATCGTGAACTGGATGGACAGATTGCGTTTCCTTTTCTGGGCGTGAATAGCATCGAATTCCTTGAGGACGATCAGGGAACCGACGATGTGAAGCTGGAATGGAATTCGGCGGACTGGAATTGGGAGAACATTCTCGCAGTGCAACCGATTGATAAGTTAGGAAAACTGGTCTGTGATGAGGCTACTAAAAGCACACAGGCGCACTGGTATCGAACTGAGAAACGCTTTGTGGCAATGGTGGTGCGTGTTGCCAGAGCATTGCGAAAAAAGTTCGCCAAACATGCAAATGTCACACCCGACTTTGTGGTCTATTTTGACGATGAAGATGGCGGTCTCGAATTAGTCAAGAAGTGTGTGCCTGCGAAGCTCTATAACAAGCATTTCTTTGAGTACGAAGAAGATGAATTGAGTGGGCTATCAGAAAATGCCAAATTTGAAGAGTACCTGAGTAATCCATGGCTGTATGAAGATGAACTTGTGGCGATGGGAAAACAGGCCATTGATCCTCTCCGAAATATTTTGCAAGACCCTGAGCGTGGCTGGAGCGCTGCTGCGGTGTTAGGTGATCTTGGAGTCAAAGATTCAACGGTTTTGGAGAGACTTCGTAAAGAGGTAAAGAGCGTAAGAAAACAGGGTGCAGCTGAGCTATGCGCGATGACGCTGGGTCTGTGGGACGATCTCGATTTCTTATTCAAGTTAGTGAAATCTAAGAAGACTCAAACGGTGGCGGTTTATGGGATCCTGGTACGGCTCAAATCGCGGGCCGGCCGTCAGCCGGAACCGATTCCCCTTGACTACGAACCTGTGGAACGACTGTTGGCATTGAGGACGTCAGCGATTAGTCGTTTTATAAGAAAAGAACTGGAACCGGGTTCTTCGTTTATTGAAATCAAGCCCGCTGACGTTGATGAGGCGATTCGCGGACTCACCTCGCAATCCGTCGTTATTCGGCAGCATGCTGTGTGTGTTCTAGGAGAGCGTGGCTTGGGCAAAGCAGTTGGGAAACGGGTGCTTCCGGAACTTGCCAAACGGTTGTATGACAAAGTTCCCAATGTACGGCGTCTGGCATTGTTGGCGATTAGTGACTGGAAGGCTGCTGCAAAGCCTTATCATGCTGAGATGAAGAAACTTCAGAAAGAAGATCCCGATCCCGATGTTCGTTTTTGGGCGAATTATGTTTTTGAGTAA